The sequence aatgaaattaaatgtatgcattcactactgtaagtcgctctggatatgagcgtctgctaaatgactaaaatgtaaatgtaaatgttaaatgcaagtaaaacgaaatgcatgctcttcaaccgatcgctgcccgcacctgcccgcccgtccagcatcactactctggacggtcctGACTTAGATATGTGGACAACTGCaagtacctaggtgtctggttagactgtaaactctccttccagactcacattaagcatctccaatcccaaattaaatctagaatcggcttcctaattCGCAAccagcatctttcactcatgctgccaaacataccctcgtaaaactgactatcctgctgatccttgacttcggcgatgtcatttaaaaatagcctccaacaatctactcagcaaattggatgcagtctatcacagtgccatccgttatgtcaccaaagccccatatactacccaccactgcgacctgaatgctctcgttggctggcccttgcttcatattcgtcaccataCCCACtgcctccaggtcatctataagtctttgctaggtaaagccccggcttatctcagctcactggtcaccatagcagcacccacccgtagcacgcgctccagcaggtatatttcactggtcacccccaaagccaattcctcctttggctgcttttccttccagttctctgctgccaatgactggaacgaattgcaaaaatcactgaagctggagactcatatctccctcactaactttaagcaccagctgtcagagcagttcacagatcactgcacctgtacatagcccatctgtaaatagcccatccaactaccttatccccatactgttatttttattttttatgtttttgctcctttgcaccccagtatctctacttgcacattcatcttctgcacatctatcactccagtgtttaattgctaaattgtgattattttgccactatggcctatttattgccttacctcccttatcttacctaatttgcacacactgtacatagactttttgtattgtgttattgactgtatgtttgtttattccatgtgtaactctgtgttgttgtttgtgttgcactgctttgctttatcttggccaggtcgcagttgtaaatgagaacttgttctcaactggcctacctggttaaataaaggtgaaataaaaataaatatatatatatagcccttTATGACTAGATACAGTACTTGTTGAGTTTGAACCCTTCAAGTCAGACATAATGGATATATGTTCTACCCAAATGGATTGATCACCAAACAATGTTACAAGAAAAACGTAGATAAATAAGTAACAATGACGTAGGATTTGTTACTGCCcgtccctcccctcttcctccacaAGCCCCATCTGTGCTGTCCACTTTAACATTGACTTGGACATTGACCCTCCCCCTCCATATGTTCATATCTCCTGGGCCATGTCAGAACAGGCCCTTGTACTTGACTTTATCCTCCTCATTCTTCAACTCCATCCTCATGTTGAGAACACCCAGGTCCTCCTTAACAGCCTTCTTCATGCCAAGGTCCAGATCTAGAAGCCTCTCGAAGTCAGCCCGCGCCTCAGCCTCGATCCACACCTCCATGTGGGCCCTCCATCGCACGTAGAACACCTTCATTTCACCTAGGATGAACACACGCATATGCAAACACATagagatgcacacacacgcagataCACAGTTAAGATAAAAATATTGGTTTTCTTTGGGCTAGatctaaatgttttatttcttcaCACTTCGACCATCGACTGTTTGTTGTTTTCTCAAGTGCTTTTCCTTTAAGGTGTCATGACATATTTTGTGTGCCTGAGGTACCTGGGTGCTGATGTGCTCTATGAGCTCGTATTCCTCCATACGGAGTCGACACTGGCAGTAGTTCAGAGTCAGCATGTTCTCTATCTTCTCTAGCTTCAGCCTGGGGGTTTCCCACGCTTTCTCCATGTTACACACCATAGATGAATACACTCATATATGCACGCagcactcacccacacacacagacacacatggacatgcacacacgcacgcacgcacacaaacacacaattctCAAGCACATAAAGCGTTGAGGCTGCACTTTGTACATGGTCATGATTCAAATATGACTATACTCTCTCACAAAACACATTTCAAGAACTCCAAAAACTAAAGCCAAAGTCATTATTCCACACTGCCATTCCTGATACTTTGTTACCTTGTGCTGTATGTTCTTGACGTAGACGATGGCCTTTTTGTATTTGTTGGTGGCGTCCTGGTAGCGCCCCAGTTTATAGAGCTTGTTCCCCTGGCCGTGGAGCAAGGGCACAGCCTTCAGCCTCTCCTCATCATTCAGAGCCCACGACTCCCTGTCATACTCACTGGGCCAGTGCACCTGGGATACACAGACAGGCAgtcaggcacgcacacacacatacacacacacgcacatttgttttactatccctGTGGGGACCAAACTATTTAttcatattttccctaaccctaaacctaacccctaaccctaattctaaccctaaccctaattgtaaccataaccctaaaccttaagCCTAAAATAGAATTTTCCttgacttctggtccccacaaggatagtaaaaccaaacacacgCAGTATTTGTGTATTTATGTGTTTGTACGTGTGTACaatatctgtgtctctgtgtatgtctccATTCCAGTGTTTCCCTCTAACCCTGAGCAGTTCCAGTACAAAGTAGAGAGGCTGAGGCTCCTTCTGTAGCTGGTCCAGGTCATCATAGCCCAGGGTGTGGTAGGCAAACATGTTGGCCATGCCACACCAATGGATGTGCCAGTCCACAGGGTCCTTGCCCTccgcgatgtgtgtgtgtggccaccaGGGGGTAGAGGCCAGtgtgctggggagagagagtcagaaagaCGGGGCAAGCAAAGTTAATCAGAGCCAGTGGCGATTTTACCATGTAAatattggtggggcaaactcccaaacatttttttagatgcatgccaacaaagccactacacaacactaaacaataaacGAATTGCACTATAATGCTGACAAACAGtgtcccacaaactgttagggcttacttaaagctgtcccaacagcagagcgttcttttcagcaccatggagtaaatccttaccactgctacacctggctataagAGGAGCCTTGtcagtcaatataactatttgttcagcacttttgaaatgtacagcgacagaattcagaacatgggccgttcttacagtattctccctgtacaccaagtcagaaccgtaggataaataaagggggcatataagcagacaatgaaagctcttacaatattcaatgattacgtttctaaaacaggctataggctacatgtgcaccaccaagtcagaacagtaggctaagttatgaggggggaccaaattattagggtgaggcacatgggctactaacagcttactacacaacatacacttactgtagtattactttcttagctacagtatacatatctccctggcatattacataatttatgcagcagcatacaatacatttttcgactcaccttgttgtgctgtgctcacttgaacaggaagtccTTCTTATGGGCACATTTTGTCATGAAACTtcatcatcaaagtctggcattctctggatttatggtgcttgtGGGATtgtgggaactctgaaaaaaatgagctccgactgggaaatacattttgaacggtcatccaactcggaattccaagtcaggaACTCTGCCCCTTTCTAGAACTCCAacatgaagatcactgacgtcatgattcaacctcatttttcagagttcccagttgtcttgaactcactgaagtctgagatttcccagttccaagtttccagttcttttgaacgcggcagaagtcatgctgggttgacagcatggccaatgtattcaatcttttctggcccatggtgttggaTGTCtttccttttaagcttggaaaagagacacttaaatccaaacttggaccacacacccacaatgacaaggattgaaaaggatttgccagtagattgttgacgtgattcatgatgatgactgcttgtctagcttcctagctaagattttgaaagtatgatgttgacatgatcagtccaatcaaagctacggtagatataacgtgatttgacgtcattttatctgtggccaatgaccttgagcattCTTGGATGAGcatttctaatgtaaatctatggcagcacccaaggggcttgaattttcgagctctccctgtagattttgtgGTGACGTAGTGTCTCCATGAGTGACAAAATACTCAGCCAATCACGgggcaactagagaacattaccaaccgcTACACTCCGTGTTTTCCTcaggctgccccaccaccacagaaagcactgagctaggctgaaacacctgcattttggagctgccttactcaagaaagaaaaaaagagaccatgtttgtatgtggctttattaactacattttttttctccattgttttcaaactgatatgtgacacatattaatgccaaaataacatgcaaaacaggcaaaaaAGAAAAGACGGGTCACAACTGACCAGAGCTAAATGATATAAGATTTTTGTTTAAATAGGGTTTCCCCTTTTTTACTGATTTGAATGGATTGGAATGGGAGGAGTACGACATTGCTCATTGTCTGTCATACTTAGTATATCAATTAAACCAGAAAGGACCCTGGTGTACTTGTGAGTACACAAATATTTGTGAAACCCTGCCAATTCTCCTCCTCAACTGAACTATGTCTCCTATGTAACAATATCGCCCTCCGCTGGTTGGGATGAGTAAACACTTCATTTTCCCCTCAACACTAGTAGAGTCACagaatgtagcctactgtaaagCACCCAGGTTGTAGCTACTAGATAAGGAATGAATGGCTGTGCCCCAGCTGGTTTAAAGCCCGTCCCAGGTTGTGTTCATGGTGAGTCAGCAGTAATCACAGGCGATTAGGGAAAGTTGAAGCTGCTGCATATTAATCACACTCTCTATGCTCTCCATCTGTTTGTCTCCTCCAtcaacatacacatacaaatgcatgcaagtataaacacacacacatacgaaaGTTTGCACACATATATgcacttatacacacacagccagactcTAGTAGACACAAATAACTGGGAGGAAAAGAAGAGGTGTTGTAGATAGAAACCTTAGGTTACCCTCCCTAACGGGTGTTGTAGATACAGTAGCAACCTTAGGTTACCCTCACTAGCAGGTGTTGTAGATACAGTAGCAACCTTACATTACCCTCACTAGCAGgtaagccttccctgtagctcagttggtagagcatggtgtttgcaacgccagggttgtgggttcgattcccacggggggccagcacagaaaaaaaatgtatgaaattaaatgtatgcattcactactgtaagtcgctctggataagagcgtctactaaaaaatgtaaacaaaatgtAAACTAGCAGGTGTTGTAGATAGCAACCTTAGGTTACCCTCCCTAGCCGGTGTTGTAGATACAGTAGCAACCTTAGGTTACCCTCACTAGCAGGTGTTGTAGATACAGTAGCAACCTTAGGTTACCCTCACTAGCAGGTGTTGTAGATAGCAACCTTAGGTTACCCTCACTAGCAGGTGTTGTAGATACAGTAGCAACCTTAGGTTACCCTCTCTAGCAGGTGTTGTAGATACAGTAGCAACCTTAGGTTACCCTCACTAGCAGGTGTTGTAGATACAGTAGCAACCTTAGGTTACCCTCCCTAGCGGGTGTTGTAGATACAGTAGCAACCTTAGGTTACCCTCACTATCAGGTGTTGTAGATACAGTAGCAACCTTAGGTTACCCTCCCTAgcgggtgtacaaaacattatgaacacctactcttccatgacatagactgaccaggtgaatccaggtgatcccttattgataaacttgttaaatccacttcaatcagtgtagatgtagTGTAGatcattgtcaatcagtgttgggGCTCTCGAGTGGcttagcggtctaaggcactgcatctcagtgcttgcggcgtcactacagacactctggttcgGATCCcgcctgtatcacaaccggctgtgattgggagtcccatagggacgcacaattggcccagcgtcgtccaggtttggccggtgtaggccgtcattgtaaataagaatttgttcttaactgactttcctagttaaataaaagaggaggagacaggttaaagaaggatttctgagccttgagaccattgagatgggcaagacaaaatctaagtgcctttgaaaggggtatggtagtaagtgccaggcaaACCGGTTTGTGTCACGAACTCAAccagctgggtttttcatgctcaacaggggggggtgcaacacaatattaggaaggtgttcttaatgttttgtgcactctgtgtaaggtcacactttatttggatagtccggatAGTCCATCGATAAATACTCTTCAGATGGTCAtgctatcaacaaactatctgttgataagcaactgcttgctaaggttacagttagggttaggataagcattagggtaagggttaggattaggtttagaataagggttaaggttagagctagggttaggctaagtaagggttaagtttagggttaggataagggttaaggttagggttcgagctagagttagggttagtagatagttcaTTGaaatgttactgtagatagtctgtagagcatctacagatggactatccaaataaagtgttaccaaatataAATGTATAACCAAACCACTGGAAAGCCTACAATTGCAGACATAATATGTTGAAGAGCACAGATAAAACAGACAACAGGCCTACATTTTCGACCAATGTGTGCTTTTCATAGCTTCCTAGAGATGTGTTGAATTGTCTGAGAAGGGACAAATACCAAAAAAGGGGACCTGACAGAAATGCCTGGATCCTCTTcaatagtgggttgaggttagcATTGACATGACACAAGAGCTAATCTGTTTCCTTTTACCTGTCCCTAATGTTGTTTCTAATTATCATCATTATGACCCAAC comes from Salmo salar chromosome ssa20, Ssal_v3.1, whole genome shotgun sequence and encodes:
- the LOC106581024 gene encoding aryl-hydrocarbon-interacting protein-like 1 is translated as MFKLEIWETLLTSMKFGEVAEFCTLASTPWWPHTHIAEGKDPVDWHIHWCGMANMFAYHTLGYDDLDQLQKEPQPLYFVLELLRVHWPSEYDRESWALNDEERLKAVPLLHGQGNKLYKLGRYQDATNKYKKAIVYVKNIQHKKAWETPRLKLEKIENMLTLNYCQCRLRMEEYELIEHISTQVPQAHKICEMKVFYVRWRAHMEVWIEAEARADFERLLDLDLGMKKAVKEDLGVLNMRMELKNEEDKVKYKGLF